Proteins encoded within one genomic window of Calonectris borealis chromosome 1, bCalBor7.hap1.2, whole genome shotgun sequence:
- the MTRF1 gene encoding peptide chain release factor 1, mitochondrial isoform X1, translated as MKAFQSVCLFKSLLASCYCHGQLHSCLLPPVAKKIGYVVGLHNCGFWRPNYLLDTARCTLSFNSWHRKKHQDSRALWKHEAVQKYLETLSKEYQQVSHLLNADSINDFEQRTLQRRCADLSPIAAAFQEIKEAEKEVQELEAMCRELDSRDEKQLLELALEEKETLDKKINMLCRKLFQLLVPKEKYDGSHVILEVTAGRTTGGDICQQFTKEMFEMYQNYADYKRWTFDIVNYTPAEIGGLHHAAAHISGDDVYRHLKYEGGTHRVQRIPETGLSSRMQRIHTGTMSVIVLPQPEEVDVKVDPKDLRIDTFRAKGAGGQHVNKTDSAVRIVHLPTGLAVECQQERSQQTNKEIALRTLRAKLYQQIIEKQLSQEQSARKLQLGTRAQSERIRTYNFTQDRVTDHRISYDARNIKEILSGKEALDKLINRLLEFAEIEAVTEYLENLQALEGGGC; from the exons atgaaagctttccaAAGTGTCTGTCTTTTTAAGAGTCTGCTTGCCAGTTGCTACTGTCACGGTCAGCTTCACAGCTGTCTTCTCCCTCCTGTTGCAAAGAAGATAGGTTATGTGGTGGGACTGCACAACTGTGGATTTTGGAGGCCAAACTATTTATTGGACACAGCTAGATGCACTCTGTCTTTTAATAGTTGGCATAGGAAAAAACATCAGGATTCTCGAGCATTGTGGAAGCATGAGGCTGTGCAGAAGTATCTGGAGACTCTAAGCAAGGAATACCAGCAGGTTAGCCATCTGTTAAATGCTGACTCAATAAATGACTTTGAGCAAAGAACCCTGCAGAGAAGATGTGCCGATCTGTCCCCCATTGCAGCTGCGTTTCAAGAAATCAAAGAGGCTGAAAAAGAAGTTCAGGAGTTAGAAGCTATGTGCAGAG AGCTAGACAGCAGAGATGAGAAACAACTTCTAGAGCTTGCCTTAGAAGAGAAGGAAACCCTGGataaaaaaatcaacatgttATGCAGAAAG cttttccagcttctagtgccgAAGGAAAAATATGATGGAAGTCATGTCATATTAGAAGTGACAGCTGGCAGAACAACTGGAG GAGACATCTGCCAACAGTTCACTAAAGAAATGTTTGAGATGTACCAGAACTATGCAGACTATAAACGTTGGACCTTTGACATTGTGAACTATACGCCGGCTGAGATAG GTGGGTTGCATCATGCCGCTGCTCATATTTCGGGAGATGATGTCTACAGGCATCTGAAATACGAAGGAGGGACTCATCGAGTCCAGCGAATCCCTGAGACGGGCCTATCATCAAGAATGCAACGTATTCATACTGGGACAATGTCAGTTATTGTCCTTCCTCAGCCAGAGGAG GTTGATGTTAAAGTGGATCCCAAAGATTTGCGTATAGATACATTCAGGGCCAAAGGAGCAGGAGGGCAACATGTTAACAAAACTGATAGCGCTGTGAGAATTGTACACCTTCCCACAG GACTAGCAGTTGAGTGCCAGCAGGAGCGATCACAGCAGACGAACAAGGAAATAGCTCTGCGGACGCTGAGAGCTAAGCTGTACCAGCAGATCATTGAAAAACAACTAAGTCAAGAGCAGAGTGCCAGAAAACTGCAG TTGGGAACAAGAGCCCAGTCAGAGAGAATTCGTACTTATAACTTCACCCAGGACAGAGTCACTGACCACAGGATCTCGTATGATGCACGCAATATCAAG GAAATTCTAAGTGGGAAAGAAGCACTGGATAAGTTAATCAACAGACTACTGGAGTTTGCAGAGATAGAGGCTGTCACCGAGTATCTAGAAAATTTGCAGGCTTTAGAAGGAGGAGGCTGCTGA
- the MTRF1 gene encoding peptide chain release factor 1, mitochondrial isoform X3, which translates to MQKGEPELFQLLVPKEKYDGSHVILEVTAGRTTGGDICQQFTKEMFEMYQNYADYKRWTFDIVNYTPAEIGGLHHAAAHISGDDVYRHLKYEGGTHRVQRIPETGLSSRMQRIHTGTMSVIVLPQPEEVDVKVDPKDLRIDTFRAKGAGGQHVNKTDSAVRIVHLPTGLAVECQQERSQQTNKEIALRTLRAKLYQQIIEKQLSQEQSARKLQLGTRAQSERIRTYNFTQDRVTDHRISYDARNIKEILSGKEALDKLINRLLEFAEIEAVTEYLENLQALEGGGC; encoded by the exons ATGCAGAAAGGTGAGCCTGAG cttttccagcttctagtgccgAAGGAAAAATATGATGGAAGTCATGTCATATTAGAAGTGACAGCTGGCAGAACAACTGGAG GAGACATCTGCCAACAGTTCACTAAAGAAATGTTTGAGATGTACCAGAACTATGCAGACTATAAACGTTGGACCTTTGACATTGTGAACTATACGCCGGCTGAGATAG GTGGGTTGCATCATGCCGCTGCTCATATTTCGGGAGATGATGTCTACAGGCATCTGAAATACGAAGGAGGGACTCATCGAGTCCAGCGAATCCCTGAGACGGGCCTATCATCAAGAATGCAACGTATTCATACTGGGACAATGTCAGTTATTGTCCTTCCTCAGCCAGAGGAG GTTGATGTTAAAGTGGATCCCAAAGATTTGCGTATAGATACATTCAGGGCCAAAGGAGCAGGAGGGCAACATGTTAACAAAACTGATAGCGCTGTGAGAATTGTACACCTTCCCACAG GACTAGCAGTTGAGTGCCAGCAGGAGCGATCACAGCAGACGAACAAGGAAATAGCTCTGCGGACGCTGAGAGCTAAGCTGTACCAGCAGATCATTGAAAAACAACTAAGTCAAGAGCAGAGTGCCAGAAAACTGCAG TTGGGAACAAGAGCCCAGTCAGAGAGAATTCGTACTTATAACTTCACCCAGGACAGAGTCACTGACCACAGGATCTCGTATGATGCACGCAATATCAAG GAAATTCTAAGTGGGAAAGAAGCACTGGATAAGTTAATCAACAGACTACTGGAGTTTGCAGAGATAGAGGCTGTCACCGAGTATCTAGAAAATTTGCAGGCTTTAGAAGGAGGAGGCTGCTGA
- the MTRF1 gene encoding peptide chain release factor 1, mitochondrial isoform X2: MLCRKLFQLLVPKEKYDGSHVILEVTAGRTTGGDICQQFTKEMFEMYQNYADYKRWTFDIVNYTPAEIGGLHHAAAHISGDDVYRHLKYEGGTHRVQRIPETGLSSRMQRIHTGTMSVIVLPQPEEVDVKVDPKDLRIDTFRAKGAGGQHVNKTDSAVRIVHLPTGLAVECQQERSQQTNKEIALRTLRAKLYQQIIEKQLSQEQSARKLQLGTRAQSERIRTYNFTQDRVTDHRISYDARNIKEILSGKEALDKLINRLLEFAEIEAVTEYLENLQALEGGGC; this comes from the exons atgttATGCAGAAAG cttttccagcttctagtgccgAAGGAAAAATATGATGGAAGTCATGTCATATTAGAAGTGACAGCTGGCAGAACAACTGGAG GAGACATCTGCCAACAGTTCACTAAAGAAATGTTTGAGATGTACCAGAACTATGCAGACTATAAACGTTGGACCTTTGACATTGTGAACTATACGCCGGCTGAGATAG GTGGGTTGCATCATGCCGCTGCTCATATTTCGGGAGATGATGTCTACAGGCATCTGAAATACGAAGGAGGGACTCATCGAGTCCAGCGAATCCCTGAGACGGGCCTATCATCAAGAATGCAACGTATTCATACTGGGACAATGTCAGTTATTGTCCTTCCTCAGCCAGAGGAG GTTGATGTTAAAGTGGATCCCAAAGATTTGCGTATAGATACATTCAGGGCCAAAGGAGCAGGAGGGCAACATGTTAACAAAACTGATAGCGCTGTGAGAATTGTACACCTTCCCACAG GACTAGCAGTTGAGTGCCAGCAGGAGCGATCACAGCAGACGAACAAGGAAATAGCTCTGCGGACGCTGAGAGCTAAGCTGTACCAGCAGATCATTGAAAAACAACTAAGTCAAGAGCAGAGTGCCAGAAAACTGCAG TTGGGAACAAGAGCCCAGTCAGAGAGAATTCGTACTTATAACTTCACCCAGGACAGAGTCACTGACCACAGGATCTCGTATGATGCACGCAATATCAAG GAAATTCTAAGTGGGAAAGAAGCACTGGATAAGTTAATCAACAGACTACTGGAGTTTGCAGAGATAGAGGCTGTCACCGAGTATCTAGAAAATTTGCAGGCTTTAGAAGGAGGAGGCTGCTGA